A genomic segment from Bacteroidota bacterium encodes:
- a CDS encoding DUF308 domain-containing protein, producing the protein MNRLNQFFRKVYSSPSLIWKAGIGLLFIVLGLAIIFYPAFANALSETARYSFSALLVFYGLFRLVTFYMEYKNDDAE; encoded by the coding sequence ATGAATCGTTTGAACCAGTTTTTTCGCAAGGTCTATTCCAGTCCTTCCTTGATTTGGAAGGCTGGTATCGGTTTGCTGTTTATTGTTTTGGGACTGGCCATCATCTTTTATCCTGCTTTTGCCAATGCTTTATCGGAAACTGCGCGCTACAGTTTTTCAGCTCTGTTAGTGTTCTACGGCCTATTTCGTTTGGTCACCTTTTATATGGAATACAAAAATGATGATGCTGAATAA
- the ubiE gene encoding bifunctional demethylmenaquinone methyltransferase/2-methoxy-6-polyprenyl-1,4-benzoquinol methylase UbiE, producing the protein MSKTVTPYNDLSRTKKEQVEEMFDHIAHRYDFLNHLLSLGIDISWRRKAVKYIGAVQPERILDVATGTGDFAFEALSLKPTKIIAFDLSEGMMKYGRAKAKQLKAESIVEFIKGDSERMPFENDSFDALTVGFGIRNFENLNAGLKEMYRVVKPRARIAILEASKPPNAIIRWFYSLYFKNIVPLIGRIVSKDSRAYSYLPESVEVFPEGLELVKILENIGFRNVKWQALTLGACAFYSMEK; encoded by the coding sequence ATGAGTAAAACCGTAACTCCCTATAACGATCTTTCCAGAACAAAGAAAGAACAGGTGGAAGAGATGTTTGATCACATTGCCCATCGGTATGATTTCTTGAATCATTTATTGTCTTTAGGTATTGACATTAGCTGGAGAAGGAAAGCCGTTAAATATATTGGAGCGGTCCAACCCGAAAGGATTCTTGATGTAGCTACCGGCACCGGCGACTTTGCTTTTGAAGCGCTCAGCCTGAAGCCAACGAAAATTATAGCGTTCGATCTTTCAGAAGGTATGATGAAATATGGCAGAGCTAAAGCGAAGCAACTGAAAGCAGAGTCAATCGTCGAGTTCATTAAGGGAGATTCGGAGCGAATGCCTTTTGAGAATGACTCTTTCGATGCGCTGACGGTTGGTTTCGGCATCCGTAATTTCGAAAATCTTAATGCCGGTCTAAAGGAAATGTATCGAGTGGTGAAGCCCAGAGCGCGAATAGCCATCTTGGAGGCTTCTAAACCGCCCAATGCAATAATCCGATGGTTTTATAGTTTATACTTCAAAAATATCGTGCCGCTGATTGGAAGGATTGTATCAAAGGACAGCAGAGCATACAGCTACCTGCCCGAAAGTGTAGAAGTATTTCCAGAAGGTTTGGAGTTGGTCAAGATTTTAGAGAATATTGGCTTCAGAAATGTGAAGTGGCAAGCGCTTACGTTAGGTGCTTGTGCCTTTTATTCGATGGAGAAGTGA
- a CDS encoding PorT family protein — MRKQILATLILLSSLGLSAQYNINELGKKDIYFGIAIGGNVADYTITHARLDPANDSIRYFRPGIGPGFNLGIIGNYQFHKNFDLRFIPTLSFSDKAIIYEDLNSNKIKKTISSIYLDFPLLLRFKSKPIKDFRIYAIAGVRYDFDLASNVKARKADDIIKVNRHDAGAELGIGMMIYFPYFILSPEFKVSHGFVNILSQTPGLIYSRTIQRMYSRTFTITLNLEG, encoded by the coding sequence GTGAGAAAGCAGATTCTGGCTACTCTGATTCTGCTTTCGAGTCTTGGTCTATCTGCCCAGTACAATATAAATGAACTAGGCAAGAAAGACATTTACTTCGGCATCGCTATTGGTGGAAATGTAGCGGACTACACTATCACTCATGCCCGGCTGGATCCTGCAAATGATTCTATTCGATATTTCCGCCCCGGCATTGGTCCCGGTTTCAATCTCGGCATCATCGGCAATTATCAGTTTCATAAAAACTTTGATCTCCGGTTTATCCCGACGCTTTCCTTTTCTGATAAGGCCATAATTTACGAAGACCTTAATTCCAACAAAATTAAAAAGACCATCTCGTCCATCTATCTTGACTTCCCGCTGCTGCTTCGTTTCAAATCTAAACCGATTAAAGACTTTCGCATTTATGCCATTGCAGGGGTGCGATATGATTTTGACTTAGCCTCGAACGTAAAGGCGCGAAAGGCAGATGATATTATTAAAGTAAACCGACACGATGCCGGAGCAGAATTGGGCATTGGAATGATGATCTATTTCCCCTACTTCATTCTTTCTCCCGAGTTCAAGGTCAGTCATGGGTTTGTAAACATACTGTCCCAAACACCGGGGCTGATTTACTCGCGCACCATTCAGCGGATGTATTCGCGAACCTTTACCATTACCTTGAATCTCGAAGGCTAA
- a CDS encoding substrate-binding domain-containing protein, translated as MSSFLLLLLFFASCGNDSAHDPTKTGRNKIYKGNLNIVSDVGLEPIVHQQAQVFEHLNDSIAVHIEFKSEAGMLDDFRSGKAQVMLLTRMLTEREKEYLKMNDTIYVRELEVAHDAIAMIGNPQFNDVDLDTLLLKKYFTAKETQSNYPVLVFDNQNMSIIKQLFAWAKIEEGKTSQVYALPTSEAVIAYVEQHPNSIGFIPYALVSDEDEQGIRALMKRVKILSLRTRNEEGNTIRVSANQSDIATGDYPFTRSINAVIRYGYRDSIEWRFMNFLFREKGAKVFLKAGWVPAKMPEREINVNTGEIPITN; from the coding sequence TTGTCCAGCTTTCTTTTGCTACTACTGTTTTTCGCCTCTTGTGGAAATGATTCAGCGCATGACCCAACTAAAACAGGGCGAAACAAAATTTATAAAGGGAATTTGAACATCGTATCGGATGTAGGATTAGAGCCAATCGTTCACCAACAGGCCCAAGTATTTGAACATTTGAACGACAGTATTGCAGTGCATATTGAATTTAAGTCGGAAGCCGGAATGTTGGATGATTTCCGGTCCGGTAAAGCCCAAGTAATGCTACTGACCCGTATGCTGACCGAAAGAGAGAAGGAGTATTTGAAAATGAACGACACCATTTATGTCCGAGAACTGGAGGTGGCTCACGATGCCATTGCGATGATTGGCAACCCTCAATTCAATGATGTAGATTTGGATACGCTGCTATTGAAAAAATACTTTACGGCAAAAGAAACTCAATCTAATTATCCCGTGCTGGTTTTTGATAATCAGAACATGAGCATCATCAAACAGCTATTTGCATGGGCCAAGATTGAGGAGGGGAAGACTTCGCAGGTCTATGCACTGCCTACCTCGGAAGCGGTGATTGCTTATGTAGAGCAACATCCAAATAGCATTGGCTTTATCCCGTACGCCTTGGTGAGCGATGAGGATGAGCAAGGTATACGTGCGTTGATGAAGCGGGTAAAAATTTTAAGTTTGCGCACTCGAAACGAGGAGGGGAATACGATTCGTGTTAGCGCTAATCAATCTGATATTGCCACCGGAGATTATCCATTCACCCGCAGCATCAATGCGGTAATCAGGTATGGATACCGGGATAGTATCGAATGGCGATTTATGAATTTCCTCTTTAGAGAAAAAGGCGCAAAGGTTTTTCTAAAAGCGGGTTGGGTGCCTGCTAAGATGCCGGAGCGTGAGATAAATGTTAATACTGGTGAAATTCCTATAACAAATTGA
- a CDS encoding 4'-phosphopantetheinyl transferase superfamily protein, whose translation MPLCKKISGTDFEISVWKITEPLSYFESLFNWHPDIKNENKKLQWFATRHLVNEMNGIFSEVVKEESGKPFLRNSAHHLSITHTRELAAVMQSKQYYVGLDLERIDSKVERIAFKFLREDEISSISSEEKIEKLILYWSAKESLYKLYGMREIDFMTQLLIEPLK comes from the coding sequence ATGCCTCTCTGCAAAAAAATTAGCGGAACTGACTTTGAAATCTCGGTGTGGAAAATTACCGAACCCCTGTCCTATTTTGAATCTCTTTTCAACTGGCATCCTGATATAAAGAATGAAAACAAAAAGCTGCAGTGGTTTGCCACCCGTCATCTGGTGAACGAAATGAACGGAATCTTTTCTGAGGTGGTGAAAGAAGAATCCGGCAAACCTTTTCTCAGGAATTCGGCACATCATTTATCTATCACACATACCCGTGAGTTAGCCGCTGTGATGCAGAGCAAGCAATATTATGTGGGCCTTGATTTAGAACGAATTGATTCTAAAGTAGAGCGCATCGCTTTCAAGTTTCTTCGGGAAGATGAAATCAGCTCTATTTCTTCTGAAGAAAAAATAGAAAAATTGATTCTTTACTGGAGTGCCAAAGAATCCCTATACAAACTCTACGGCATGCGCGAGATTGACTTCATGACTCAGTTGTTGATTGAGCCTTTGAAATGA
- a CDS encoding YihA family ribosome biogenesis GTP-binding protein, translating to MIIKYAEYTASYVDVKKCPEAKLPEFSFIGRSNVGKSSLINSLCGRKALSKVSKTPGKTQTINFFDINHRFNLVDLPGYGFAKKSKTQRDQWDNMIRNYILHREQLRYVALLIDARIPPQQSDLDFCNWMGKNNVPFIILFTKSDKPGSREVITNTQNFNNRLLENWTALPPSFITSAVSNYGRESVLDFIHQAVEEYYQGGDRLSL from the coding sequence ATGATTATCAAATACGCTGAATATACCGCTAGCTATGTGGACGTGAAGAAGTGTCCCGAGGCAAAACTTCCGGAGTTTTCGTTCATCGGGCGTTCTAACGTCGGCAAATCTTCTCTGATTAATAGCCTTTGCGGACGCAAAGCGCTTTCCAAAGTGTCTAAAACTCCCGGCAAGACTCAAACGATTAATTTCTTTGACATCAACCACCGATTCAATTTAGTGGATTTGCCGGGCTATGGTTTTGCAAAGAAATCTAAGACGCAGCGCGATCAGTGGGACAATATGATTCGCAACTACATTTTGCACAGAGAACAATTGCGATATGTTGCTTTATTAATAGATGCAAGAATCCCTCCTCAACAATCTGATTTGGATTTTTGTAATTGGATGGGAAAAAATAATGTCCCTTTTATCATTCTCTTCACTAAGTCAGACAAACCGGGTAGTCGCGAAGTGATTACCAATACTCAGAATTTTAATAATCGCTTACTCGAAAACTGGACTGCTTTGCCTCCTTCCTTTATAACCTCTGCTGTGAGCAATTATGGCCGCGAATCTGTGCTTGACTTTATCCATCAGGCTGTGGAGGAGTACTATCAAGGAGGGGACAGACTAAGTCTATAA
- a CDS encoding tetratricopeptide repeat protein, with the protein MKKTIVSALITFLTFSAFSQTLPDAQREIDNENYFRAKQILFKLLNDPEQNKAEVAYYLGNTLLKSEDPDSAKLFYKMAYNPDTRSALGYVANGRLALLSKNKAEAKTNFDRALQTSKMKNATIYYEIGDAYFRPVIMDLQTAITYFEGAYNLDNKNTTIMLSLGDAYLENSVNDNTMGGKAMNKYEAAADLNKNLALAWIKIGRLSMRGRIYDQAIDAFNKALAIDQKYPLVYKELAEAYYLTRQYDKVKPNFEKYIALSPGDNQARTTLASLNFQSKDYDKAIEESTIGLKNDSSNYIFQRVLAFSNYELKRYKEASEAIKRFWELPNKKVKDADIIYSAHIAAAVGDTALAMDYFRKALANDSDNCDMMTEFAKVLFQSQRYEDAISQYKLANDKCGRLGSVEIYYLGRSYYTLKDSAMADTTFAEFIARNPGSPDGYYWRAHTLSRFMFAKNDKDFPATPFYQKYVELTSTDPARYKRNLIEAYDYLGASSFDQDKKQSKEYFMKAIELDPADEFALLYLKSF; encoded by the coding sequence ATGAAAAAGACCATTGTTTCAGCACTAATCACCTTTTTAACCTTTTCTGCCTTTTCACAAACTTTGCCGGATGCTCAGCGCGAGATAGACAATGAAAACTATTTCAGGGCTAAGCAAATTCTGTTTAAACTATTAAACGATCCCGAGCAAAACAAAGCTGAGGTAGCCTATTATCTTGGAAATACACTTCTCAAAAGCGAGGACCCAGACTCTGCAAAACTATTTTATAAGATGGCTTATAATCCCGATACCCGTTCTGCGCTGGGATATGTTGCCAATGGGCGACTGGCTCTTTTATCTAAGAATAAAGCAGAAGCCAAAACTAATTTTGATCGGGCGCTGCAAACCAGCAAGATGAAGAATGCAACGATTTATTATGAAATCGGCGACGCTTATTTCCGTCCGGTAATTATGGATTTACAGACGGCCATTACTTATTTTGAAGGAGCATATAATTTAGATAATAAGAATACCACTATCATGCTGTCACTGGGCGATGCCTACCTTGAAAATTCGGTCAACGACAACACGATGGGCGGCAAAGCGATGAATAAGTATGAAGCTGCTGCTGATTTAAACAAAAACTTGGCACTGGCTTGGATAAAAATCGGAAGGCTTTCTATGCGCGGACGAATTTATGACCAGGCTATTGATGCTTTTAATAAAGCATTGGCTATTGATCAAAAATATCCTTTGGTTTATAAAGAACTGGCAGAAGCTTACTATCTGACCAGACAGTACGATAAGGTAAAGCCTAACTTCGAAAAATATATTGCCCTCAGTCCCGGTGACAATCAGGCGCGGACTACGCTCGCCTCACTTAATTTCCAGAGCAAAGATTATGATAAAGCTATTGAGGAATCTACTATTGGTTTAAAGAACGACTCCTCTAACTATATCTTTCAACGAGTTCTTGCTTTTTCCAATTATGAACTAAAACGTTATAAGGAGGCAAGCGAAGCAATCAAGAGGTTTTGGGAGTTGCCAAACAAGAAGGTTAAAGATGCTGATATTATCTATTCAGCGCATATTGCTGCCGCAGTTGGCGATACTGCTCTTGCGATGGACTATTTTAGAAAAGCATTGGCGAACGATTCCGACAACTGCGACATGATGACCGAATTTGCGAAGGTGTTGTTTCAGTCGCAGCGCTATGAAGATGCTATTTCGCAATACAAACTGGCAAACGATAAATGTGGTCGTCTGGGCTCGGTTGAAATTTATTATTTAGGAAGAAGTTATTATACTTTAAAGGACTCTGCCATGGCGGATACAACCTTTGCAGAATTTATTGCCCGAAACCCCGGCTCGCCGGATGGTTATTACTGGCGTGCTCATACGCTGTCGCGATTTATGTTTGCCAAGAACGACAAAGACTTTCCCGCCACTCCTTTTTATCAGAAATATGTCGAGTTGACCTCGACCGACCCAGCGCGATATAAAAGAAACCTGATAGAGGCTTATGACTATTTAGGGGCATCTTCCTTTGATCAAGACAAAAAGCAGTCTAAAGAATATTTCATGAAGGCAATAGAACTCGACCCTGCCGATGAGTTTGCCCTGCTTTATTTGAAGTCTTTTTAG